One window of Quercus robur chromosome 12, dhQueRobu3.1, whole genome shotgun sequence genomic DNA carries:
- the LOC126709574 gene encoding protein LOL1: protein MPVPLAPYPTPAPAPYTPPANGAQSQLVCSGCRNLLLYPVGATSVCCAVCNAVTAVPPPGTEMAQLVCGGCHTLLMYIRGATSVQCSCCHTVNLALEANQVAHVNCGNCRMLLMYQYGARSVKCAVCNFVTSVGASASTTEQKFNS from the exons ATGCCAGTTCCGCTTGCCCCATACCCGACACCGGCTCCAGCACCATATACACCACCTGCTAATG GTGCGCAGAGCCAGCTTGTGTGTTCTGGATGTCGAAACCTTTTACTGTATCCCGTTGGAGCAACTTCTGTATGCTGTGCTGTCTGCAATGCAGTCACAGCAGTGCCACCTCCCG GCACTGAAATGGCCCAGTTGGTTTGTGGAGGCTGCCACACCTTGCTCATGTACATTCGTGGTGCAACAAGTGTACAATGTTCTTGTTGTCACACTGTGAATCTAGCCTTGGAAG CAAACCAGGTGGCACACGTCAATTGTGGTAATTGCAGGATGCTATTGATGTACCAATATGGAGCACGATCTGTGAAATGTGCAGTCTGCAATTTTGTGACATCAGTTGGG GCCTCAGCAAGCACTACTGAACAGAAGTTCAACAGTTAA